A region from the Lutra lutra chromosome 1, mLutLut1.2, whole genome shotgun sequence genome encodes:
- the INSL3 gene encoding insulin-like 3, which translates to MESRPLTWALVLLGTALALALGTVPTPEAREKLCGHHFVRALVRLCGGPRWSSEDGRRVAGGERELLQWLEGQHLHRLVAEGDPMLVFMPQPLPQGSRHHHRRRAAATNPAHHCCLSGCTRGDLLTLCPH; encoded by the exons ATGGAGTCCCGCCCACTCACCTGGGCGCTGGTGCTGCTGGGCACCGCTCTGGCGCTCGCGCTGGGCACTGTGCCCACTCCGGAAGCGCGGGAGAAGCTGTGCGGCCACCACTTCGTGCGCGCGCTGGTGCGGCTGTGCGGGGGCCCGCGCTGGTCCTCCGAAGACGGGCGGCGGGTGGCTGGCGGCGAGC GTGAGCTGCTGCAGTGGCTGGAAGGACAACATCTCCACAGGCTGGTGGCCGAAGGGGACCCCATGCTGGTTTTCATgccacagcccctgccccagggctctcGCCATCACCACCGCAGGCGGGCAGCCGCCACCAACCCTGCCCACCACTGCTGCCTCAGTGGCTGCACCCGGGGGGACCTGCTGACCCTGTGTCCGCACTGA